A stretch of DNA from Arctopsyche grandis isolate Sample6627 chromosome 6, ASM5162203v2, whole genome shotgun sequence:
ttttaatgaatataaaaCAAAAGTCTTGATTTATGaccattttgattttgattttcgaaacctttttatttatttatgatcttCAAAGTTTATGATATGTCTGACTATTGATAATTAACTACGTGTAGAGCTAATCGATCTCATAACAGGCAAATTGGTAACAAATAACTTATTTTATGATATACTAGCAGACCTGGCGTCGCCTGAGAACATAATTACAGGTCCCAAAAGCTAATGATTGCAATAGTATacttatgaatataataataataaattctgaTGAATATAGTATtataagacatacatacatatacagtaaaAATACCCTATAGTATCATACAAgaatatttgtcaattttttcttaaaaaaaaacggtCTAAGAATTTTCGGATCCAAAAATACGGTTAACTTGAGAAAAAATTcatagataataaaacaagcTAATTGAAATAAGtcaagtaaatatatacatacatatatatgtatgacataCTTGACCCTTATAAAGTTTGCGATCGAAAAGCGCAGAcattatcaaattaaatttattttatactcgcCAATATATATTCACCCATGTATTATTgctttgtaaattatttatttaaagtaaatattaattttattatgaccTCAGCAACGCTTAGGGCATAACAGGGAATCAAGAGAGATACTGAGtcagcatctatttttattttaaataatgctcggttttccaattatttatttatttatttacataaagtttgaaccattgtagcattacaggaattactaatgcgccacaatgctcaaaattataacagaaaagaaacaaaataataactatagaaattagagatgacaaaaacaaaacatatgtatatgtctaacaaaacatatgtgtatatatatatatatatatatatatatatatatatatatatatatatatatatatacatatatacatacaaacaataatacatttaacaaaatcataaaaaaaaacattaaaatagtagcggataataaaaaataaaaaattataaattataaaaaataaagaagggaatgttttataaaagaaaaatagtgaaagaataaacaaaaatatgtacatatgtatgtatgtgtattcacaaacaaaaatatatttatacatactcataaaaaacaatagcattataataatagcagatttattatgatatattataagatcttataatatcttataattacttataatatattataattataagtaATTATAAGAAgacatttttttacttatttaactGTGCCGGcttaaaatttaagaaaataaacattaacaattacatacattgcaATTGTATAAGTGATCAatgattgtaaaaatatatgtatatattaggtaCATTTATGAAGACTTTTTGTGGGGGCGAAAATACACCCTTATTATATGGATACGTGTCGTGATATGAAATCTGTCATAGTTATAActgttacatattttaatttaaatgaatttttatttgttggcgtttttttttcatttaaactaATCATGAATTTGTCATTATTTCAGACTCTGATGACATTGGTTGTTTGTATGCCACAATCTTCAATACCGCAACAGTATTCCCAAGAGGATAGACTGAGAGCTCGCGAATTGGGAATGTATTATAACGACAATGACCAAATTAGAAATGGAAAAAGTCAATTGAACAAAGCACTGCTTCAAAGCAATCAAAACTCAAGTCCCAAAGTACATAGATACGAAAATGGAACTTTGAAAATCCTGTACAGACCAGTCCTGCGAGGTAAGAGAGGTAAACTCTAACAAGATCTCATTCTAGATTTCGAAATTTACATTATTGAccaatttgttttgtttatctGTCTAATTGCAGGTTCTGGTGATACTCCAGACATAGTTTTCCCCGATACCAAAGTTAGAGATAATTGGCCAGCGCAAAGGATCAGtacttgtaataaaaacagtTATTATTGCGAGGATGATGAAACCTATCCCACGGATCGCATAAacgaagtattgaaaaatactgTAAGTTTCAAACGATAAATTGGTTAAAATGTTTCAATTATGCATTTTAAACGAACGTGTTGATATTTTAGGTGAATAATTTCGAAGGATACTTTGGCGTAGATGAGGCTGAAAAAGTAGAAATTGGACAACGAATTGATAACACTGGCGATGAGGAGGATGAGCCAATGTGTCAGTCCATTAAAAGGGTACGTGTTGTATTAATAGCGCTTAAGTTTCAAACTATCgtattatactataatatatattattttattacatatatacatatataccaggaaggtcaaacaggtaagccccaatgcgccttcttggccaattacaaacatcgataaacaatcatattaataaagtatcataatagaaacatctatggactaattcaataatactaatatttcgagaaatacatacattttacagagtGTATTTATACATCAGCAAATATAGTTGCGAGAGACAAGAAAAGTTGcaaatttggtggaaccgtttcaataaaatcagagaaattaaaGCCCAGCTAGAAATACTGGGCCAAGATATGTACctatgacatacatataaacgtacatataaacatgacaactagtacataatatcaaaataatattgaaaaacttaaaaaaaagtttattagtTCTATTCTTCCAAGAAATGGTcgattaatattaaatgaaatatattcaatttcgaAATTTTATGCGGTAGAAAtgagaaataaaaatttcatgtcCAGTTTTTGTATTAAGCGGTAAACGTTTTACAGCCGTAAATGcacatgaacttatgcaatcatctaatattatatgtttatatatttttcttccttTGGAGATTAATAGCCATTAGTatatatagctcggtggttacgtTAATGCTAAACACCGATAGATTCCGGTTCGACTTATAGTTTGACttcaattaaaatgaatttattgcgagtatttctgcagtgctgctggtcagacttagatatttgtgactggaagtcaatcgtttcctatcagagttaactaatttatctaatttcatcgttgaaacggttcctcatcaaattggcgacCAGCCTACCTACTATacgaataatatttcaaatgtttaatctataaatttatatatttatagcttAAAACCATATATGTCATTTGGGGAAACCTTTAATGACAtcattaatttatgttttcttCGAAAGTTTGAAGAAATAAAAGATTTAGCTAGCCATATAAGATTTAGCCCCATATAAGATTTTTCTAAccatatttaacttttttattcgTATTCTACAAATCTAATATAGTATTTGTACGCATTACCACTaattataggtatattattttaagattttaaattttgaatttacagATAGTGTACCCAAAAACAGCAAAGAACAGCAAAAATGACTGGGTGTATGTTGTGAATCATGACAAATATAAGCAGGGTATTACTGTCGATAAATGCACGTgagtaaatcaatttttttcatttatactataaatacatgtaatcaaacaatattattttcacCCAACAGACGTTCTTTCAATACTTTCTCGTAAGACAAACAGGTCAAAAATTTTAGTcgcgaaataaatataattcaattggGTTGGATATTAAGCGATCAGTAGAAATAGCGctctttttaaaaattacatgttTAATTACTTTGTAAATTAAACTTCATGGGATAGCATTATACCACAAAGTCATTTTTTGGCGAAAATTTCATTCCACCGGACGTATCCATCAATTTCGTCGACATAATTTCAGAAATTTATTCCCATTTGcttgtgtacataaatattgataACATTCGAACGGAAATTAAACGAATTCAGAGATTATTCGGAGTAAAGTGATGTAtaatgatgtaatatttatcaacgtcCTTAATTCACCTGAATAGCATCATCTTTAAAAAATGACTTTATTGCATAACGCTATcctgaatttttattttcaaggcacatgcatatgtacatggataggaagcaaataataaatatgatttaatttgattttgcaGGAGTGATTCGGAGTATCCGTGCGAATATTCAACACTCTTCCCGAATGGACACCATGCAGTGTGCGTCCAAAAGCTGGTGATGAGAAAATTGGTGGCGATGAACGAGgaaaacaatacatatacagACACATTTCCATTGCCTGGATGTTGTGTTTGTGTTATCCGAAAAAATTTTGCTTCTAGCCGTTCTAACGTGCCGAATTTCATGCCAAACCAAACGCCGGTGCCGAAGAGGAGAATTGGAAATTGACATTTGTAAACGGACGAGCTGATACAGTGATATTGATGTAGCATTCCTACCCCGTCTagaatgtaatttatatttttaaaatgtataattaacATGTGGTGTCTATTGTTTCGCATTTGTGTATTCGATTATTCAATGATGTAATAATCTTTTTGTCAATAATTTAATGATACAAATTAAGTAGTGATAtgtctatttattattttatcaagagttgttagaaaaaaaatatataaaacaaaacttgacactatttatgtatttatttttgtctttttggcatacgtttaaatatgtatacttggCTGTGTGATAAGAagtgtttgaaaataaaattttatatattatgtattctttatttattaaaatgagcaattgacattgttgaaagtttaaccattaaatattaaaaacaataaatatacctTTTATACTATTAgttaaaacaaattttttttaaactaatgtTAAAGTTTTGAacctttaaacattttaaaatatgaatttcaatattttatttattaaaatgaatatatgtagatatattttaattgtactcaAGAAACCTCCGTTCTGTATGTCACCACCATatgatattatatgaaattttcatatcaTAGAGAATTTCGTTTCTCTAAATTTGGCTTTAAATCGTTGAAATAATCAACCGCTATGTACTACATAATATCGCCTGTATAATCTTGTTTGAGATTTTAAAACCCTCTGAACCTATATCATACTTGCGTATTACacatataattcaaattattcaaattattatattacgaaGAACATGTTATTAACATATATGTTACAAAACTTTGATGATAATAATTcagagttttaattttaaataatcagacatatacatatatagctacttaataatatgtacaaagaattttaatttgaaatacatacatacatagtacatattatgttcATTATAaagcttaaattaaatttaaatttcatttaaagccCAATATACTATCCACAGAAAATTATGTCAATACTATTTATTCATTTGATCAATTGCATGATTGACGCCATTTAATGGAATTATTACAAAGCATaaattgatacatatttatcataaaCACTCGTGAATTATTAATAGG
This window harbors:
- the LOC143913897 gene encoding protein spaetzle-like isoform X1; its protein translation is MMIRCFAYATTVSTLMTLVVCMPQSSIPQQYSQEDRLRARELGMYYNDNDQIRNGKSQLNKALLQSNQNSSPKVHRYENGTLKILYRPVLRGKRGSGDTPDIVFPDTKVRDNWPAQRISTCNKNSYYCEDDETYPTDRINEVLKNTVNNFEGYFGVDEAEKVEIGQRIDNTGDEEDEPMCQSIKRIVYPKTAKNSKNDWVYVVNHDKYKQGITVDKCTSDSEYPCEYSTLFPNGHHAVCVQKLVMRKLVAMNEENNTYTDTFPLPGCCVCVIRKNFASSRSNVPNFMPNQTPVPKRRIGN
- the LOC143913897 gene encoding protein spaetzle-like isoform X2; amino-acid sequence: MMIRCFAYATTVSTLMTLVVCMPQSSIPQQYSQEDRLRARELGMYYNDNDQIRNGKSQLNKALLQSNQNSSPKVHRYENGTLKILYRPVLRGSGDTPDIVFPDTKVRDNWPAQRISTCNKNSYYCEDDETYPTDRINEVLKNTVNNFEGYFGVDEAEKVEIGQRIDNTGDEEDEPMCQSIKRIVYPKTAKNSKNDWVYVVNHDKYKQGITVDKCTSDSEYPCEYSTLFPNGHHAVCVQKLVMRKLVAMNEENNTYTDTFPLPGCCVCVIRKNFASSRSNVPNFMPNQTPVPKRRIGN